A stretch of Metabacillus sp. FJAT-52054 DNA encodes these proteins:
- a CDS encoding dihydroorotate dehydrogenase electron transfer subunit translates to MTGKEDMLIVSHREIAANIFELVLQGELTLQMTKPGQFVHVKVSETFVPLLRRPISIARISREDKTFTIIYRKSGEGTALLSKKKPGEKADVIGPLGNGFPIDSSLKGKKVLLTGGGIGVPPLYELSRQLKAIGAVPVHVLGFENIESSFYKEEFARLGDTYFSTTDGSLGVKGFVTDAISYHEIEFDRLYACGPTPMLKALETRYTEREVYLSLEERMGCGIGACFACVCHIPNDPAGYKKVCSDGPVFRAGEVVLSC, encoded by the coding sequence ATGACCGGAAAAGAAGACATGCTGATTGTTTCGCATAGAGAAATTGCCGCAAATATTTTTGAACTGGTTCTTCAGGGAGAATTGACCCTTCAAATGACGAAGCCCGGCCAGTTTGTCCATGTAAAAGTATCGGAAACATTTGTCCCTCTTCTTAGAAGACCAATCAGCATTGCCAGAATCAGCCGTGAGGACAAGACATTTACCATCATCTACAGAAAAAGCGGGGAAGGCACGGCACTTCTTTCTAAAAAAAAACCTGGGGAAAAGGCAGACGTCATCGGGCCGCTCGGAAACGGGTTTCCTATTGACAGTTCTTTAAAAGGAAAAAAGGTTTTGCTTACAGGAGGCGGCATCGGCGTTCCTCCCCTGTATGAACTTTCGCGCCAGCTGAAAGCCATAGGAGCAGTGCCTGTCCATGTATTGGGCTTTGAAAATATAGAGTCGTCCTTCTATAAAGAAGAGTTTGCCAGACTGGGAGATACCTATTTTTCTACAACGGATGGCAGCTTGGGAGTGAAAGGATTCGTAACAGACGCCATCAGCTATCATGAGATTGAGTTTGACCGTTTATACGCCTGCGGCCCGACACCAATGCTGAAGGCGCTTGAAACCAGGTATACCGAAAGGGAAGTATACCTTTCCCTTGAAGAGAGAATGGGCTGCGGGATAGGAGCTTGCTTTGCCTGTGTGTGCCACATTCCAAATGATCCAGCCGGCTACAAAAAAGTATGCAGCGACGGGCCGGTATTTAGAGCGGGTGAGGTGGTGCTTTCATGCTGA
- the carB gene encoding carbamoyl-phosphate synthase large subunit: MPKRVDIKKILVIGSGPIVIGQAAEFDYAGTQACISLKEEGYEVVLVNSNPATIMTDTEIADKVYIEPLTAEFVSNIIRKERPDALVPTLGGQTGLNLAVELAQSGVLDECGVEILGTSLEAIQKAEDRDLFRRLMNELNEPVPDSEIVHTIDEAFAFAEVIGYPIIVRPAFTLGGTGGGICGNEEELAEIVAYGLKASPVTQCLLEKSIAGFKEIEYEVMRDSGDHAIVVCNMENFDPVGIHTGDSIVVAPSQTLSDREYQLLRNVSLKIIRALGIEGGCNVQLALDPDSFQYYIIEVNPRVSRSSALASKATGYPIAKLAAKIAVGLTLDEMMNPVTGKTYACFEPALDYIVTKIPRWPFDKFESANRWLGTQMKATGEVMAIGRTFEESLLKAVRSLEADVHHLELKSAAELDDHHIEKRIRKAGDERLFYLAEALRRGVSAETLHEWSGIDLFFLNKLTGIIALEKHVANRPYDLEVLYEAKANGFSDLAIANLWSSDEREIYELRKQSGLLPVYKMVDTCAAEFESSTPYFYGTYEEENESAVTARESVLVLGSGPIRIGQGVEFDYATVHSVWAIKEAGYEAIIINNNPETVSTDFSISDKLYFEPLTAEDVMHVIELEKPIGVVVQFGGQTAINLADELSARGVKILGTSLEDLDRAENRDKFEQTLNTLGIPQPLGKTAVSASEAAVIANEIGYPVLVRPSYVLGGRAMEIVYREEELLHYMENAVKVNPAHPVLIDKYLTGKEIEVDAISDGETIVIPGIMEHIERAGVHSGDSIAVYPPQTLSDDCKNKIIEHTIALAKGLNISGLLNIQFVIYKGDVFVLEVNPRSSRTVPFLSKITGVPMANLATKVVLGHKLRDMGYETGLIEEKAGVYVKVPVFSFAKLRMVDITLGPEMKSTGEVMGKDATLEKALYKGLVASGIQIHKYGSVLLTVADKDKTEGLEIARRFNRIGYQILATSGTAEYLQEAGIPSKIVNKISEQPNLLDVIRNGEAQFVINTLTKGKQPARDGFKIRRESVENGVPCLTSLDTAKAILRVLESMSFSTEAMQELNPGREAVYS, translated from the coding sequence ATGCCAAAACGTGTAGATATTAAGAAGATACTAGTTATTGGATCTGGACCGATCGTCATTGGCCAGGCTGCAGAATTTGATTATGCAGGCACTCAGGCGTGCATCTCACTAAAGGAAGAAGGATATGAAGTCGTTCTCGTCAATTCCAATCCTGCCACAATCATGACGGATACGGAAATCGCAGATAAAGTTTATATCGAACCTTTAACAGCAGAGTTTGTCAGCAACATCATCCGCAAAGAGAGACCGGATGCACTCGTTCCTACACTTGGCGGTCAAACCGGCCTGAATCTTGCGGTTGAGCTTGCCCAATCCGGTGTTCTCGATGAATGCGGTGTGGAAATACTCGGAACGAGCCTTGAGGCCATTCAAAAGGCAGAAGACAGGGACCTGTTCCGCAGATTAATGAATGAGCTGAACGAGCCGGTGCCGGATAGTGAAATTGTTCATACGATTGATGAAGCCTTCGCATTTGCTGAAGTAATCGGCTATCCGATTATCGTTCGCCCTGCATTTACCCTTGGCGGTACAGGGGGCGGCATTTGCGGCAATGAGGAAGAGCTTGCCGAAATCGTCGCTTACGGGTTAAAAGCAAGTCCGGTTACCCAATGCCTTCTTGAAAAAAGCATCGCAGGCTTTAAGGAAATCGAGTATGAAGTCATGAGGGACAGCGGGGACCATGCGATTGTCGTCTGCAACATGGAGAACTTCGATCCTGTCGGAATCCATACTGGTGACAGTATAGTAGTCGCACCTTCACAGACGCTGAGTGACCGGGAATATCAGCTGTTAAGAAATGTCTCGCTAAAAATTATCAGGGCCCTTGGAATAGAAGGCGGCTGCAACGTTCAGCTCGCACTCGATCCGGACAGCTTTCAATATTACATTATTGAAGTCAACCCGAGGGTAAGCCGGTCATCTGCTCTTGCTTCTAAGGCAACAGGCTATCCGATTGCTAAACTGGCAGCGAAAATTGCCGTAGGTCTTACACTCGATGAAATGATGAACCCGGTTACCGGTAAAACATACGCTTGCTTTGAACCGGCATTGGATTATATCGTTACTAAAATTCCGCGCTGGCCATTTGATAAATTCGAATCCGCCAACAGATGGCTTGGTACCCAAATGAAGGCTACAGGTGAAGTAATGGCGATTGGAAGAACATTTGAGGAATCGCTGCTGAAAGCGGTCCGTTCACTCGAAGCGGATGTCCATCATCTTGAATTGAAGAGTGCAGCAGAGCTTGACGACCATCATATTGAAAAAAGAATCCGCAAAGCGGGAGATGAGCGTCTCTTTTATCTTGCAGAAGCACTTCGGAGAGGAGTCTCAGCAGAAACATTGCACGAGTGGAGCGGGATTGATTTATTTTTCCTGAATAAGCTAACCGGAATTATTGCCCTGGAAAAGCATGTGGCGAACCGCCCATATGATCTGGAGGTTCTTTACGAAGCCAAAGCAAATGGATTCTCTGATCTGGCAATAGCAAATTTATGGTCATCTGATGAAAGAGAAATCTATGAGCTCAGAAAACAATCGGGACTCCTGCCTGTTTATAAAATGGTTGATACGTGTGCTGCCGAATTTGAATCGTCCACACCGTATTTTTATGGTACGTACGAAGAAGAAAATGAGTCCGCGGTAACAGCTAGGGAGAGCGTTCTCGTTCTTGGCTCAGGCCCGATCCGCATCGGTCAGGGAGTAGAATTTGACTATGCGACGGTTCACTCTGTCTGGGCGATAAAAGAAGCAGGCTATGAGGCAATTATTATTAACAATAATCCAGAGACGGTTTCAACCGATTTCAGCATCTCCGATAAGCTTTACTTTGAACCGCTCACTGCTGAAGATGTGATGCATGTCATTGAACTTGAAAAACCAATTGGTGTGGTCGTGCAGTTTGGCGGCCAGACGGCCATTAATCTAGCGGATGAGCTTTCTGCACGCGGTGTGAAAATTCTTGGAACATCTTTGGAAGATTTGGACCGGGCGGAAAACCGGGATAAGTTTGAGCAAACTCTGAATACCCTGGGAATTCCTCAGCCCCTTGGAAAAACAGCTGTATCGGCAAGTGAAGCTGCCGTAATTGCAAATGAAATTGGTTACCCGGTCCTTGTCCGGCCTTCCTATGTATTAGGAGGACGAGCGATGGAGATTGTCTACCGGGAAGAAGAATTGCTTCATTACATGGAGAATGCAGTGAAAGTAAATCCAGCTCATCCTGTCCTAATCGACAAATACTTAACGGGCAAGGAAATTGAAGTGGATGCGATCTCTGACGGGGAGACGATCGTGATACCGGGGATTATGGAGCATATAGAAAGAGCCGGTGTCCATTCCGGAGACTCGATTGCGGTATATCCTCCTCAAACCCTTTCGGATGACTGCAAAAACAAAATCATTGAGCATACGATCGCACTCGCGAAGGGACTGAATATCTCCGGACTCCTGAATATCCAGTTTGTTATTTATAAAGGTGATGTGTTCGTCCTAGAAGTAAACCCGCGGTCAAGCAGGACGGTTCCGTTTTTAAGCAAAATTACCGGCGTGCCTATGGCGAATCTTGCAACGAAAGTGGTTTTAGGCCACAAGCTAAGGGACATGGGATATGAAACAGGCCTGATTGAAGAGAAGGCTGGAGTATATGTAAAAGTACCTGTGTTCTCTTTTGCGAAACTAAGGATGGTGGACATTACCCTTGGACCGGAAATGAAATCCACAGGGGAAGTAATGGGGAAAGACGCCACTCTTGAAAAGGCTTTGTATAAAGGATTGGTTGCATCCGGAATTCAAATTCATAAATATGGATCTGTTCTTCTGACCGTAGCAGATAAAGACAAAACGGAAGGCCTGGAAATTGCAAGACGGTTTAACCGGATCGGCTACCAGATCCTTGCAACAAGCGGAACAGCCGAATACCTGCAGGAAGCGGGCATTCCTTCAAAAATTGTCAATAAAATCAGTGAGCAGCCGAACCTGCTGGATGTGATCCGGAACGGAGAAGCGCAATTTGTCATCAACACATTGACAAAAGGCAAACAGCCGGCAAGAGACGGCTTCAAAATCCGACGTGAATCCGTTGAAAACGGTGTGCCGTGCCTGACATCACTGGATACAGCGAAAGCGATATTAAGGGTTCTTGAATCCATGAGCTTTTCGACAGAAGCGATGCAGGAGCTGAATCCCGGACGGGAGGCTGTTTATTCATGA